One stretch of Siphonobacter curvatus DNA includes these proteins:
- a CDS encoding ROK family protein, which translates to MKYFLGIEIGSGKIHLAVADETYTITEHIRRDVVPGNTAEDLRAQIEEVIDDLQTRYRFSSMCVGFGGPVDWRQGKTIQSYRIEGWKNFDLSDWLEDHLHCPSWVENDANLAALAEAIQGAGKNYATVFYLKLGHGIGGGLIQKGQIYHGARPGESEIGKIRLDRSGTTLESVASVRAIIQRIEEEVAKQPDGPLAQAVAAGQGVSYLIQALANGDSLAEQLLNETADQLAFALSHVVHLFHPDLIVLSGGVPELTEKLSQVIDQKLSAYVMEAFLPLPKIALAQLQDEAVVRGALLVARQNSYL; encoded by the coding sequence ATGAAGTATTTTCTGGGGATTGAAATTGGCTCGGGCAAGATTCATTTAGCCGTAGCCGATGAAACATACACCATCACTGAACACATACGCCGGGATGTAGTGCCGGGGAATACTGCGGAAGATCTGAGAGCCCAGATCGAGGAAGTCATCGATGATTTGCAGACCCGCTATCGGTTTTCTTCAATGTGCGTAGGTTTTGGGGGGCCGGTAGATTGGCGGCAGGGGAAAACCATTCAATCGTACCGCATTGAAGGTTGGAAAAATTTTGATTTATCCGATTGGCTGGAAGATCACTTGCATTGTCCGTCTTGGGTAGAGAACGACGCCAACCTGGCTGCCTTAGCCGAGGCCATTCAGGGAGCGGGTAAAAACTACGCTACCGTATTTTATCTGAAACTCGGGCACGGTATTGGGGGCGGCCTGATTCAGAAAGGGCAAATTTATCACGGAGCCCGACCCGGTGAATCAGAAATTGGAAAGATACGGCTCGATCGCTCTGGTACTACGCTGGAATCCGTTGCTTCCGTACGAGCCATTATCCAACGCATTGAAGAAGAAGTTGCTAAACAACCCGATGGCCCACTGGCTCAGGCGGTGGCTGCTGGGCAAGGCGTTTCCTACCTAATTCAGGCCCTGGCAAATGGTGATTCACTGGCCGAACAATTGCTCAATGAAACGGCCGATCAATTAGCCTTTGCTCTGTCCCACGTTGTTCATCTGTTTCACCCTGACCTCATTGTACTCAGTGGAGGCGTTCCTGAACTCACGGAAAAGCTGAGTCAGGTGATCGACCAAAAGCTTTCTGCGTACGTCATGGAAGCCTTTCTTCCCTTACCCAAAATAGCCCTGGCTCAGTTACAGGACGAAGCCGTGGTAAGAGGAGCATTGCTCGTCGCCCGGCAAAATAGTTATTTATAA
- a CDS encoding nucleoside deaminase, with amino-acid sequence MNQYIQEAIELSFQGQRAGLGGPFGAVIVKDGVIIGRGHNRVTSSHDPTAHAEIVAIREACTYLGTHQLSGCELYTSCEPCPMCLGAIFWARPDRVYYACTHEQASDAGFDDSFIYEQVALPPSERGLPMIHLPTEGAQAAFDEWKRNEAKIHY; translated from the coding sequence ATGAATCAGTATATCCAAGAAGCTATTGAGCTTTCCTTTCAGGGCCAACGGGCCGGACTAGGCGGTCCCTTTGGTGCCGTTATTGTGAAAGACGGGGTAATCATTGGACGCGGACATAACCGCGTTACCTCCAGCCATGACCCCACGGCCCACGCCGAGATTGTTGCCATTCGGGAAGCCTGTACGTATTTAGGCACGCACCAGTTGTCGGGTTGTGAACTGTACACTTCCTGCGAACCGTGCCCCATGTGTCTGGGAGCCATTTTCTGGGCTCGCCCCGATCGCGTGTATTACGCCTGCACGCATGAACAAGCCAGCGACGCTGGTTTTGATGACTCCTTTATTTATGAGCAGGTAGCCCTGCCGCCATCCGAACGTGGTCTACCCATGATTCACCTCCCGACGGAAGGTGCTCAGGCAGCCTTTGACGAGTGGAAAAGGAACGAAGCGAAGATTCATTATTAA
- a CDS encoding DUF4870 domain-containing protein: MDYQPLPPSQPPMSESDARTWAMLAHLSSIVASFLGGLSFLGPLIVWLIYRERSTYVDYHGKEALNFQILMSIAFVGCIILGILTCGVGLIILPVVAVLDIVFVVIAAIKANNGEYYQYPFNWRIVK, translated from the coding sequence ATGGACTATCAACCACTGCCTCCTTCGCAACCGCCCATGAGTGAATCCGATGCCCGTACCTGGGCCATGCTGGCTCACCTGAGTAGCATCGTGGCTAGTTTCCTGGGGGGACTTTCGTTTCTTGGCCCCCTCATCGTTTGGCTGATTTACCGCGAGCGTTCTACGTACGTGGACTACCACGGCAAAGAGGCCCTGAATTTTCAGATTCTCATGTCGATCGCCTTTGTGGGTTGTATCATTCTGGGAATACTGACCTGCGGCGTAGGGCTAATTATCTTACCCGTCGTTGCCGTGCTTGATATTGTCTTTGTAGTCATTGCGGCAATCAAAGCAAACAACGGTGAGTATTATCAATATCCTTTCAACTGGCGGATCGTAAAGTAG